Genomic DNA from Deinococcus humi:
CGTGCGGCCCGTGACATAGACGGTCGCGCCCGCCTCGCCGAGCCCAAGGGCAATGCCCCGCCCAATCCCGCGCGACGCGCCCGTAACGAGAGCGACCTTGCCCCGGAGCAGTGATGTCATAGGTCAGCATACCGGGGAAAGGGCGCGAGTGATCGGGAGGTTGCGCGTTTACCGCCAACGAAAAATGGGCCTGCATGGGGTGAAAGGACACCAACTGGCCCGCAGATCAAGAAGCTGGATTGCCGACGCCCATGGCGTCAGGCTCAGCTCCAAGTTGGTGCCCTCAGGAAGAGAGGGATAACAGCGCGAGGTTCAGTTCGGCTCTGCCGATGTGCCCGGAGAGCATGCGGCGAGGGCCGCCAGTGAGCGGAGGGCCTGTGCCGCGCCGTTGGTGTCGCCATCCGCCTCGAAGGCCTGCCGCGCGGCCTGATAGTGCGCGCGGGCCTGCTCAAGGTGCAGCGTCGCCTCGGCGGCCTCCCCCGCTTTCAGGAGCCAGGGCGCGGCCCGCCCGGGTTTGCCGCCCTCCTGCCAATGTCGGGCGATGCGCGCAGCAGGCCCTCCCTGTGACGCCAGAAGTTGAGCCGCCGCCCGGTGCAGGACCCCCGAGACCGGATTGGGAATGCCTGCGAGGACGGTCTCCAGGATGAGGCTGTGCGAGAAGCGCTCGCCCGTCATGATCTGCGCTTCTTCCAGTTCCTCCCACGCGGAGGCCACGTCGAGGAGCGATACCCCCAGCATCTGGGCCACCATCTCGGGCGTGAAGTCGCTGTGCAGGACCGCCGCCGCGCGGGCCGCCTGCTGAGCGGACGGCGTCAGGCGTGCCAGACGACGCGCGATCAGAGAGGTGACGCCGCCCCCGGTGTCGGGCAGCTGCTCGCTGTCTTGCAAAGCGCCCGTCTCGAACAGGTGCCTGAGCAGTTCCAGCAGGAGCTGTGGGTTGCCGCCCGTCACCCGCGCGAGATCACCGGCGAGGGCAACGCCCTGCGGCAGGTTGAGGTCCTCAAGCAGGTGCTCGATGGCAGGCTGGTCCAGCGGCGCGAGGTGAATGGGCACCACAGCGCCCGCATCGTACATGCCCCCCAGCAGGCCCGCCGAGGCGGCGGACAATTCGCCGGGACGGTGGCAGAAGAGGGTGCGGACGTTCACCCTGGCGTCCCCCCAGAAGCGAGAGCCGACGTACGCTCCGGCCTCGACGCTCGCATCGTCCATGAATTGCGCGTCGTCCGTAGCGACGATCACTGGACCGCGCTCGGCGATCAGACGGATAACCTCCACCTTGGCGTCGTAGAAGCGGCGCTTGTCGGCCTCCGAGATCATGGGGGGCGGAGCTTGCCCCAGTTCGGGAAGCATCCTGGCCAGTTCAGAGCGCACCCACCCGGGCAGGGCCAGATCCGGGTAGGTGCCCAGCGCTGCCCGGTAATTGCGGGCATGGGTGGCGTAGGGCAGCTGGGCGTCGCCTGGCTGCGCCTGAAAGTAGAGCAGCTGATGCGTCGTCCGGGACCGCAGAAAGTCCAGGGCGAGGCGCGTCTTGCCGCTGCCCGCTTCACCGACGAGCATGATCCCCTGGCCGGCGGCCCATGCCTCCTCCATCCGTGCCCAGGCCTCCTCACGGCCCACCAGCGTCGGGGGGCGCAGCACGGCCAGCGGAATGCGGCCGGAGCGCGCCACGGGTTGGACGGCCCCCAGGGTGCCCCGGTCGATGTCGCGCGCGAGGTGCCTGGTGGCTGCCTCTGGTTCCGCGCCCAGTTCGCGCATCAGGACGTCCTGACAGCGGTGGTACGTCTGCAGGGCGGCGGGCCGGTCGCCGTTGAGGTAATGCAGCCGGATCACGCTGCGCCACACGTCCTCTGCGGTCGGGTCGAGATCGAGCAGGGTCAGGCCAAGTGAAATGGCCTCAGCCCACGCGCCCTGTTCCTCCAGCCGCTGCAGTTCGGCGCGGCTGACGTTCATGAGGACGGCGCCGAGCTCCTCCCGCTGCGCTTCCAGCCAGTCCATCAGGTCCGGGCAGCCGTCCAGCTCTACCCCGTCGAGGAGGACCGCGCGCCCCGCCCCATGCCTGCCTTCTTCCAGCAGCGTCCACGCGTCCACCGTCAACGCCGGGGCGAGGGCCGCCACTTCTCCCGGCAGGACAAGATCGGCCCCGCTGGCCTTCTTCAGCCGACGCAGGTGATGCACGAGGTTATTACGGCTGGCACTCGCCGGCGCGTCGGGCCACAGCAACCTTACCAGAGTGGCCCGCGACGTCGGCCCCTCCAGCGCCAGGTAGGCAAGCAGAGCCGCCGTCCTGCGTTCGCACGGAATGACCCGGCCATCCGCCGCGACGACCGCAGGTGGGCCGAGCAGACGCAGCTGCCAGCCGGTGAGCGTTTCGGGCATGTGCCCAGTATAGCCGCCGGCCCAGAAGAGACGTGTCACACGGCAGGCAGGGCGCCCGGCGCATCACCCGCCAGAACCCCAGGAGCCGCCGGGAAGGGCAGGGCGAGGCCGGTCCTCTCCGCCGCTTCCAGCACGGCGCGGTGCGTGGCGTGCTGGTGCAGGAATGCTGGGCGCAAATGCTCCGGCACATGCTCCGGCAGCATGGCCGCGAGCCAGCCCAGCGCCTGACGCAGCGGCACGTCGGCGTCCGGGCACCCCAGCGCCGTCAGCACCTCGTGATGGACCAGCCAGGGCCGCGCGTGGTCCTCACGGGGGGGATGCCCGGCGAGGCGCTCCACGGCGAGCGTACTGTCGGCCAGGGCCTCGCTGGGGCATCCCAGGCGCAGCAGCGCTTCCGCCCGCGCCGCGAGGGCGTCCGTGAGGAGCGCCGCGTGCCCCCCGCTCTCAGCGAAGCGGCGCGCCTCCTCCACGAGGGGCAGGGCGCCCCCACCTTCCAGCTCGGCCCGCGCCAGCAGGAGGCGCCCCTGCGAGTACGACAGCGCCGTGCCCGCCAGTGCATCCTGTGCCCGCTCGAAAGCGGCGCGCGCTTCCGCTTGATGTCCCCGCCGGACGCACACCAGACCGCGCAGGAGCCACGGCACCCCCTGGCCCACGTCGCGCCCATCAGGCGCGGCCAGGGCCACTTCTGCCGCGCGCTCGCAGCCGTCCAGGTCTCCAAGGGCCCAGGACAGCTCTGCCAGAGCGCGTTGCACCAGTCCTGCCGCCTCCCCCAGCTCGTGGCCCAGCGCTTCGGCCTGTCGCAGCCAGTGCAGGGCGCGGGCGTACTGCCGGGCGTGCAGGTAGAGGGTGCCGAGCCGCAGCGTGTTCCAGTACCGCAACGAGGACGAGGACACCGCACTCGCCTCGTCCAGCTCGGCGCGCAGGGCCACCGCACGCTCCCAGTGCCCGAGCCCCTCCTCGGCGAGCGCGAGCGCGTGGGCCAGCCGGGCGGCGTGGTAGCGGTCTCCCGCTGCCCCATAGGCCGTCAGCGCGCACTCCAGCC
This window encodes:
- a CDS encoding ATP-binding protein encodes the protein MPETLTGWQLRLLGPPAVVAADGRVIPCERRTAALLAYLALEGPTSRATLVRLLWPDAPASASRNNLVHHLRRLKKASGADLVLPGEVAALAPALTVDAWTLLEEGRHGAGRAVLLDGVELDGCPDLMDWLEAQREELGAVLMNVSRAELQRLEEQGAWAEAISLGLTLLDLDPTAEDVWRSVIRLHYLNGDRPAALQTYHRCQDVLMRELGAEPEAATRHLARDIDRGTLGAVQPVARSGRIPLAVLRPPTLVGREEAWARMEEAWAAGQGIMLVGEAGSGKTRLALDFLRSRTTHQLLYFQAQPGDAQLPYATHARNYRAALGTYPDLALPGWVRSELARMLPELGQAPPPMISEADKRRFYDAKVEVIRLIAERGPVIVATDDAQFMDDASVEAGAYVGSRFWGDARVNVRTLFCHRPGELSAASAGLLGGMYDAGAVVPIHLAPLDQPAIEHLLEDLNLPQGVALAGDLARVTGGNPQLLLELLRHLFETGALQDSEQLPDTGGGVTSLIARRLARLTPSAQQAARAAAVLHSDFTPEMVAQMLGVSLLDVASAWEELEEAQIMTGERFSHSLILETVLAGIPNPVSGVLHRAAAQLLASQGGPAARIARHWQEGGKPGRAAPWLLKAGEAAEATLHLEQARAHYQAARQAFEADGDTNGAAQALRSLAALAACSPGTSAEPN